The following proteins are co-located in the Piscirickettsia litoralis genome:
- a CDS encoding response regulator produces the protein MKTTRLQLLLVEDDLADQKLVLLALAKINFPYQLQIKNDGEEALQHIINTQDRPDYPDAMLLDLNLPKRSGQDILKRLNIEAGQGSNLSKIYTVMFTTSKFSQDKQKAGIFGADAYFEKTDHLQDYINLLNTVYIDCMANS, from the coding sequence ATGAAAACAACCCGTTTACAGTTATTGCTGGTAGAGGACGACTTAGCCGATCAGAAGCTGGTTTTATTAGCCTTAGCAAAAATCAACTTTCCTTATCAATTACAAATTAAAAATGATGGAGAAGAAGCTTTACAACACATTATAAATACCCAAGATAGACCGGACTACCCGGATGCAATGTTGCTTGATTTAAACTTGCCTAAACGATCTGGGCAAGATATTTTGAAACGACTGAATATCGAGGCAGGGCAAGGCAGTAACCTAAGCAAAATATATACAGTGATGTTTACTACATCTAAATTTAGTCAAGACAAGCAAAAAGCAGGGATTTTTGGCGCAGATGCTTATTTTGAAAAAACAGATCATCTGCAAGATTATATTAATTTATTAAATACAGTTTATATCGATTGCATGGCCAATAGCTAA
- the rpiA gene encoding ribose-5-phosphate isomerase RpiA, with the protein MKQDDLKQQVALKALEYVKPGMWVGVGTGSTANFFIDSLAAIKNQIEGTVASSEESAKRLKAHGIPVTDLNTAGELDIYVDGADEVTEFKHMIKGGGAALTREKIVASASKQFICIVDESKKVPFLGNFPLPVEVIPMARSYIARELVKLGGRPVYREGVITDNGNIILDVHGLQINEPNKLESQINQLAGVVCNGIFAAQAADVVLMGTADRGVIAF; encoded by the coding sequence ATGAAGCAAGATGATTTAAAACAGCAGGTCGCTTTAAAAGCCCTAGAATATGTAAAACCTGGCATGTGGGTTGGTGTTGGTACCGGATCAACGGCAAATTTCTTTATTGACTCATTAGCGGCGATTAAAAATCAGATCGAAGGAACAGTGGCAAGCTCTGAGGAAAGTGCAAAGCGTTTAAAAGCACATGGTATTCCCGTTACTGACTTAAATACAGCAGGAGAGCTGGATATTTACGTTGATGGTGCCGATGAAGTTACTGAGTTTAAACACATGATTAAAGGCGGTGGAGCGGCATTAACACGGGAAAAAATCGTTGCCAGTGCCTCTAAGCAATTTATCTGCATCGTTGATGAAAGCAAGAAGGTGCCTTTTTTAGGTAATTTTCCATTGCCTGTTGAAGTGATTCCTATGGCACGTTCTTATATTGCGCGTGAACTTGTAAAGCTAGGCGGTCGTCCTGTCTATCGAGAAGGCGTGATTACTGATAATGGCAATATCATCTTAGATGTGCATGGTTTGCAAATTAATGAGCCAAATAAACTAGAATCCCAGATTAACCAGCTTGCAGGGGTGGTTTGTAATGGAATTTTTGCAGCACAAGCGGCAGATGTGGTGTTGATGGGAACGGCTGACCGCGGTGTTATTGCTTTTTAG
- the rplQ gene encoding 50S ribosomal protein L17, whose translation MRHRKSGRHLNRNSAHRKAMFKNMAVSLMQNEVIRTTLPKAKELRGVVEPLITLAKEDSVANRRLAFSRLRDKETTSKLFTDLGPRYKSRPGGYVRVLKCGFRQGDNAPMAIVELVDRAVAEKPEDNSDGE comes from the coding sequence ATGCGTCATCGCAAAAGTGGTCGCCACCTCAACCGTAATAGTGCACACCGTAAAGCTATGTTCAAAAACATGGCTGTATCTTTGATGCAAAATGAGGTGATCCGTACAACGTTGCCTAAAGCAAAAGAGTTGCGCGGTGTAGTTGAGCCATTAATTACATTGGCAAAAGAAGATAGCGTTGCTAACCGTCGTTTAGCGTTCTCACGTTTACGTGATAAAGAAACGACAAGCAAGTTATTTACTGATCTAGGTCCACGTTACAAATCACGTCCTGGTGGTTATGTGCGTGTATTAAAGTGCGGTTTTCGTCAAGGTGACAATGCCCCTATGGCCATTGTTGAGCTTGTTGATCGCGCTGTTGCCGAAAAGCCTGAAGATAACTCTGACGGTGAATAA
- a CDS encoding DNA-directed RNA polymerase subunit alpha, which produces MQGNINEFLKPRLVDVQDLGRSRSRLVLEPLERGFGHTLGNALRRILLSSIQGAAVVEAEIEGVLHEYTSIEGVQEDVIEILLNLKGLALILHDCTEATLTLHKKGVGPVLASDIQDDPRVEVKNPNHVIANLSKDIDLTIRLHVATGCGYKPATLRDSEDENQSVGRLQLDASFSPIRRVAYSVERARVEQRTDLDKLVIDLETTGTIDPEAAIRRAAMILQDQLSSFVELDVTKQAEPARKEAEVDPILLRPIDDLDLTVRSMNCLKAENIRFVGDLIQRAETDLLKTPNLGKKSLAEIKAVLATHGLAMGTPLENWPPQGLE; this is translated from the coding sequence ATGCAGGGTAACATCAATGAATTTTTAAAGCCGCGCTTGGTCGATGTACAAGACCTCGGTAGAAGCCGTTCGCGTTTGGTTCTAGAGCCATTAGAGCGAGGTTTTGGGCATACCTTAGGGAATGCACTACGCCGTATCTTATTATCATCGATTCAGGGTGCTGCTGTCGTTGAGGCTGAGATTGAAGGTGTGCTTCACGAATACACTTCTATTGAAGGTGTTCAAGAAGATGTCATCGAGATTTTGCTCAACCTCAAAGGATTAGCATTAATTCTCCACGACTGCACTGAGGCAACGCTTACGCTTCACAAAAAAGGGGTCGGCCCTGTGCTTGCGTCTGACATTCAGGATGATCCTCGTGTTGAGGTAAAAAATCCGAATCATGTGATTGCAAACCTTTCTAAAGACATTGATTTGACGATTCGTCTTCATGTTGCAACCGGTTGTGGCTATAAGCCGGCAACGTTGCGCGATAGCGAAGATGAGAATCAATCGGTGGGTCGTTTGCAGTTAGATGCGTCATTTAGTCCAATCCGTCGTGTCGCCTACTCAGTAGAGCGCGCGCGTGTTGAACAGCGCACAGACCTCGATAAGCTTGTTATCGATTTGGAGACCACAGGAACGATTGATCCTGAAGCTGCAATTCGTCGTGCGGCGATGATCTTGCAAGATCAACTCTCTTCGTTTGTAGAGTTAGATGTCACTAAGCAAGCAGAGCCTGCGCGTAAAGAAGCTGAAGTGGATCCAATCCTGTTACGCCCAATTGATGACTTAGATCTAACAGTTCGTTCGATGAATTGTCTCAAAGCTGAGAATATCCGCTTTGTTGGCGATTTAATCCAACGTGCTGAAACAGATTTATTAAAGACACCAAACTTGGGTAAAAAATCGTTGGCTGAAATTAAAGCAGTGCTTGCTACTCATGGCCTCGCTATGGGCACACCGCTTGAAAATTGGCCGCCGCAAGGTCTCGAGTAA
- the rpsD gene encoding 30S ribosomal protein S4, with product MGRYIGPKCKLARREGTDLFLKSGVRALDSKCKADAVPGQHGARRGRLSDYGVQLREKQKVRRIYGLLEKHFRRYYKEAARIKGSTGENLLQLLESRLDNVVYRMGFASTRAEARQLVSHKSILVNGTVVNIPSYKVSPDDVVSIRERAKKQLRIQGALELAKQRADIAWVDVDADKMEGIFKAMPERSELSADINEQLIVELYSK from the coding sequence ATGGGTAGATATATTGGACCTAAGTGCAAACTCGCACGTCGTGAAGGAACTGATCTTTTCTTGAAGAGTGGTGTTCGCGCACTAGACTCAAAATGTAAGGCTGATGCTGTTCCTGGTCAACACGGTGCGCGTCGTGGTCGTTTGTCCGACTATGGTGTGCAATTACGTGAAAAGCAAAAAGTACGCCGTATTTATGGTTTGCTTGAGAAGCATTTCCGCCGTTATTATAAAGAAGCTGCACGTATTAAAGGTTCTACTGGTGAGAACTTGTTGCAGTTATTAGAATCTCGTTTAGACAACGTTGTATATCGTATGGGTTTTGCATCAACACGTGCCGAAGCGCGTCAGTTGGTCAGCCATAAGTCCATTCTTGTCAATGGTACAGTGGTTAACATCCCATCTTACAAAGTGTCGCCTGATGATGTTGTTTCTATTCGCGAGCGTGCGAAAAAGCAATTGCGTATTCAAGGTGCACTTGAGTTAGCGAAGCAACGTGCTGATATCGCTTGGGTGGATGTTGATGCTGATAAGATGGAAGGTATCTTTAAAGCAATGCCAGAGCGTAGTGAGTTATCAGCTGATATTAACGAGCAGTTGATTGTCGAGCTGTACTCTAAGTAA
- the rpsK gene encoding 30S ribosomal protein S11, with protein sequence MAKTAVRAKKRVKKQVVDGMAHVHASFNNTIVTISDRQGNTLAWATSGGSGFRGSRKSTPFAAQVAAERAGEVAREFGMKNVEVFVKGPGPGRESAIRALNAKGFKITNITDVTPIPHNGCRPPKKRRV encoded by the coding sequence ATGGCAAAGACAGCAGTGCGCGCTAAAAAGCGTGTCAAAAAGCAAGTCGTGGATGGAATGGCTCATGTTCATGCGTCTTTTAACAACACGATTGTAACGATCTCAGATCGCCAAGGGAATACCTTAGCGTGGGCAACTTCTGGAGGTTCAGGCTTCCGTGGTTCACGTAAGAGCACGCCATTTGCAGCACAGGTTGCCGCAGAACGTGCCGGTGAAGTCGCTCGCGAATTCGGTATGAAAAACGTTGAAGTTTTTGTAAAAGGCCCAGGGCCAGGTCGTGAATCTGCGATCCGTGCTTTAAATGCAAAAGGCTTCAAAATCACTAACATCACAGACGTGACGCCAATTCCACACAATGGATGTCGTCCGCCTAAGAAACGTCGCGTGTAG
- the rpsM gene encoding 30S ribosomal protein S13, producing the protein MARIAGVNIPVQKHAEIALTSIFGIGRPRAQKICIAAGVNPTAKIRNLSEDEVEALRKAVGEYTTEGDLRREISMNIKRLMDLGCYRGLRHRRSLPLRGQRTQTNARTRKGPRRPVTK; encoded by the coding sequence ATGGCCCGTATAGCAGGTGTCAATATTCCAGTACAAAAACATGCCGAGATTGCATTAACTTCAATCTTTGGTATTGGTCGACCACGCGCACAAAAAATTTGTATCGCAGCGGGTGTGAATCCTACAGCTAAAATCAGAAATCTTTCTGAAGATGAAGTTGAAGCACTTCGTAAAGCTGTGGGTGAATACACGACTGAAGGTGATTTGCGTCGTGAAATTTCCATGAACATCAAGCGCTTAATGGACTTGGGTTGCTATCGCGGCCTACGTCATCGTCGTAGCTTGCCTCTCCGTGGCCAACGTACGCAAACGAATGCTCGTACGCGTAAGGGTCCACGTCGTCCAGTCACTAAGTAG
- the rpmJ gene encoding 50S ribosomal protein L36, whose protein sequence is MKVRASVKRMCRNCKVIRRDRVVRVICTDPKHKQRQG, encoded by the coding sequence ATGAAAGTTCGTGCTTCTGTAAAACGTATGTGCCGTAATTGCAAGGTGATTCGCCGCGATCGCGTCGTACGTGTTATCTGTACAGATCCTAAACATAAACAGCGTCAAGGCTAA
- the secY gene encoding preprotein translocase subunit SecY: MAKFSAPAQLNKSGSGLAELRKRLFFLLIAIVVYRIGSHIPVPGIDPNKLAQFFDSQGKTILGLFNMFSGGALQRLSVLALGVMPYISASIIIQLLTAVVPSLEELKKEGGEAGQRKITQYTRYGTLALALLQSIGITKYIIGQGLAIDPGTIFFVSSVVTLVTGTMFIMWLGEQITERGIGNGISMLIFAGIVAGLPSALGKAFTASREGDLPLAVLLLVAVAVVAVTAFVVFMERAQRKITVNYAKRQQGRRMFAAQSSHLPLKINMAGVIPPIFASSILLFPATLSQWFGHGPHMGWLSDLGLMLSPGQPLYLLLFCAAVIFFAFFYTALVFNPRDTADNLKKSGAFIPGIRPGEKTARYIDGVMTRLTLVGAIYVAAVSLLPEFFTLAWNVPFYFGGTSLLIVVVVVMDFISQVQAHLMSRQYDSLLKKANLKGR; this comes from the coding sequence ATGGCTAAATTTAGCGCTCCAGCACAATTAAATAAGTCAGGCTCCGGCCTGGCTGAACTGCGTAAACGTTTATTTTTTCTCTTGATTGCCATTGTGGTTTACCGCATCGGCTCTCATATCCCGGTGCCGGGAATTGATCCAAATAAACTCGCTCAGTTCTTTGATAGCCAAGGAAAAACCATCCTTGGCTTATTTAATATGTTTTCAGGAGGCGCTCTGCAGCGTCTTTCTGTGCTTGCTCTTGGGGTGATGCCTTATATCTCGGCATCGATCATCATTCAGTTATTAACTGCGGTGGTGCCTTCCTTGGAGGAGCTGAAGAAAGAAGGTGGAGAAGCCGGTCAGCGTAAAATTACCCAATACACTCGCTATGGAACATTAGCGCTTGCCTTACTGCAGTCTATCGGGATTACAAAGTACATTATCGGCCAGGGTTTAGCGATAGATCCAGGGACGATTTTCTTTGTCAGTTCAGTTGTGACGTTAGTAACAGGCACAATGTTTATCATGTGGCTTGGTGAGCAAATCACCGAACGCGGTATTGGTAATGGTATTTCCATGCTGATTTTTGCCGGTATTGTCGCCGGTTTGCCAAGTGCGCTAGGCAAGGCATTTACCGCATCACGTGAAGGCGATCTGCCTTTAGCTGTGTTGTTGTTAGTGGCTGTCGCCGTGGTTGCTGTCACCGCTTTTGTTGTCTTTATGGAGCGGGCTCAGCGCAAAATCACCGTGAACTATGCTAAGCGTCAACAAGGCCGCCGTATGTTTGCCGCGCAAAGCTCTCACTTACCGCTGAAGATTAATATGGCAGGGGTGATCCCACCGATCTTCGCAAGCAGTATCTTACTTTTCCCTGCGACCCTAAGCCAATGGTTTGGTCATGGTCCGCACATGGGATGGCTCAGTGATTTAGGCTTGATGCTAAGTCCTGGACAACCATTGTATTTACTGTTATTCTGTGCCGCTGTTATATTTTTTGCGTTCTTTTATACTGCCTTGGTGTTTAACCCTCGGGATACCGCTGATAACTTGAAAAAGTCCGGCGCGTTTATTCCAGGAATCCGCCCAGGGGAGAAAACAGCACGCTATATTGATGGAGTGATGACACGACTCACTTTGGTGGGGGCAATTTATGTTGCTGCCGTGTCGTTGTTACCTGAGTTTTTCACTCTGGCCTGGAACGTGCCGTTCTATTTCGGAGGGACGTCATTATTGATCGTTGTGGTCGTAGTGATGGACTTTATTTCTCAGGTACAAGCACATTTGATGTCACGTCAATATGATTCGCTCCTGAAAAAAGCGAATTTAAAGGGGCGCTAA
- the rplO gene encoding 50S ribosomal protein L15, whose product MRLNTLKPAEGAKHAPKRVGRGTGSGLGKTSGRGHKGQKARSGGFHKVGFEGGQMPLQRRLPKFGFTSRKALVTEEVRLHELAKLDVDMIDLLALKAAGLVRKSTLDVKIIASGEITKAVNVRGLRATKGALAAIEAAGGKVEA is encoded by the coding sequence ATGCGTTTGAATACATTAAAGCCTGCTGAAGGCGCGAAACATGCTCCTAAGCGTGTGGGTCGCGGTACAGGTTCTGGTTTAGGTAAAACCTCTGGGCGTGGCCATAAAGGGCAAAAAGCACGTTCTGGTGGTTTCCATAAAGTCGGTTTTGAAGGTGGTCAGATGCCACTACAACGCCGCTTGCCAAAATTTGGTTTTACATCTCGTAAAGCTTTGGTGACCGAAGAAGTGCGTTTGCACGAGCTTGCTAAGCTTGATGTTGATATGATTGATTTATTAGCATTGAAAGCGGCGGGCCTTGTTCGTAAGAGTACTTTGGATGTGAAAATTATTGCTTCTGGTGAAATCACTAAAGCAGTCAATGTTCGCGGCCTTCGTGCAACCAAAGGTGCGCTTGCTGCCATTGAAGCAGCGGGTGGTAAAGTCGAGGCGTAA
- the rpmD gene encoding 50S ribosomal protein L30 — MSKTLTVTQTRSSIGRLQSHKDCLRGLGLRRTHHTVTVIDTPCNRGMINKVSYMLKVEEN, encoded by the coding sequence ATGAGTAAGACATTAACTGTAACACAAACTCGCAGTTCGATCGGCCGCTTACAAAGTCATAAAGACTGCCTAAGAGGTTTAGGTCTTCGTCGCACTCACCACACGGTGACTGTGATCGATACACCTTGCAATCGTGGCATGATCAATAAAGTTTCCTACATGCTTAAAGTTGAGGAGAACTAA
- the rpsE gene encoding 30S ribosomal protein S5 yields the protein MAKLEKQADGLQEKLVDVNRTAKVVKGGRVFGFSALTVVGDGNGRVGFGRGKAREVPVAIQKAMEAARKSMVEVPLKGTTLHYAVNARHGASKVYMQPASDGTGIIAGGAMRAVFEVVGVQNVLAKSIGSTNPVNVIRATINGLKSISSPEDIAAKRGKSVGEIVG from the coding sequence ATGGCAAAATTGGAAAAACAAGCTGATGGTTTACAAGAGAAGCTTGTAGACGTTAACCGTACTGCGAAAGTTGTAAAAGGCGGACGCGTATTTGGTTTTTCTGCATTGACTGTCGTTGGTGATGGTAATGGCCGTGTAGGTTTTGGTCGTGGTAAGGCACGTGAAGTGCCAGTCGCTATTCAAAAAGCGATGGAAGCGGCACGTAAATCTATGGTTGAAGTGCCTCTAAAAGGCACTACATTGCATTATGCAGTCAATGCACGTCATGGTGCATCGAAAGTGTACATGCAACCAGCCTCAGACGGTACAGGTATCATCGCCGGTGGTGCGATGCGTGCAGTATTTGAAGTTGTTGGCGTGCAAAACGTTTTGGCAAAATCGATTGGTTCAACCAATCCTGTCAACGTTATTCGTGCAACGATCAACGGCCTAAAAAGCATTTCATCGCCAGAAGATATTGCTGCGAAACGTGGCAAGTCTGTTGGTGAGATTGTGGGGTAA
- the rplR gene encoding 50S ribosomal protein L18, with translation MDKKTSRLRRAGRARARIREQGISRLSIHRTPRHTYAQVIDAESGRVLAAASTVEKSYKEAGKSTGNVAAAGEIGKLVAERAVAAGVTQVAFDRSGFKYHGRVKALADAARANGLQF, from the coding sequence ATGGATAAGAAAACATCTCGTCTACGTCGTGCGGGCCGTGCGCGTGCTCGAATTCGTGAGCAAGGCATTAGTCGCTTAAGCATTCACCGCACACCACGCCACACTTATGCTCAAGTGATTGATGCAGAAAGTGGTCGTGTGTTGGCAGCAGCATCGACTGTAGAGAAATCTTACAAAGAAGCTGGTAAGTCAACAGGCAATGTGGCTGCAGCAGGTGAAATCGGTAAGCTCGTTGCTGAGCGTGCTGTTGCTGCGGGCGTTACGCAAGTCGCGTTTGACCGCTCTGGTTTTAAATATCACGGTCGTGTGAAAGCGTTAGCTGATGCTGCACGTGCAAACGGTCTACAGTTTTAA
- the rplF gene encoding 50S ribosomal protein L6, which produces MSRVAKSPITIPSGVEVTVKNQNVSVKGPKGTLARELNNLVAIKHEDNVLTFAPASEVPGAWAQAGTARALLNNMVTGVSQGFEKKLQLVGVGYRAQAQGKTLNLTLGFSHPVNFAVPEGITIETPSQTEILVKGTDKQVVGQVAANIRGYRPPEPYKGKGVRYADETIVLKEAKKK; this is translated from the coding sequence ATGTCACGAGTCGCAAAAAGTCCGATTACGATTCCAAGTGGTGTAGAAGTCACTGTGAAGAATCAAAATGTCAGTGTTAAAGGTCCTAAAGGTACTTTGGCACGCGAATTAAATAATCTTGTTGCAATTAAGCATGAAGACAACGTATTAACGTTTGCTCCTGCAAGTGAAGTTCCTGGTGCCTGGGCGCAAGCCGGTACTGCACGCGCTTTGCTAAATAATATGGTGACGGGTGTTAGCCAAGGTTTCGAAAAGAAACTTCAATTGGTTGGTGTCGGTTATCGTGCTCAGGCCCAAGGTAAAACGTTGAACTTGACCCTCGGTTTTTCTCACCCAGTGAACTTTGCTGTTCCTGAGGGAATTACGATCGAGACGCCAAGCCAAACGGAAATTTTGGTCAAGGGTACCGATAAGCAAGTTGTTGGCCAAGTTGCAGCAAATATTCGTGGTTATCGTCCACCGGAGCCTTATAAAGGCAAGGGCGTCCGTTATGCGGATGAGACGATAGTCCTTAAAGAAGCTAAGAAGAAGTAG
- the rpsH gene encoding 30S ribosomal protein S8: MSMQDPVADMLTRIRNAQAAEKETVSMGSAKLKVAIAKVLKDEGFVSAYEVSEGAKPQLTITLKYFEGKAVIEQIERVSRPGLRTYKPAQDLPQVNGGYGIAIVSTSKGVMTAKSARALNEGGEVLAYVA; this comes from the coding sequence ATGAGTATGCAAGATCCAGTTGCTGATATGCTAACGCGTATCCGCAATGCACAAGCGGCCGAGAAAGAGACTGTCTCTATGGGCTCTGCTAAATTGAAAGTCGCTATTGCTAAAGTATTGAAAGATGAAGGTTTCGTTTCGGCTTACGAAGTAAGTGAAGGCGCTAAACCTCAACTCACAATCACATTGAAATATTTTGAAGGTAAAGCGGTTATCGAGCAAATCGAACGTGTAAGCCGTCCAGGTCTACGTACGTACAAGCCTGCTCAAGATTTACCTCAAGTCAATGGTGGTTACGGTATTGCGATCGTCTCAACTTCAAAAGGTGTTATGACTGCTAAGTCTGCTCGTGCACTCAATGAAGGTGGCGAAGTTCTGGCCTACGTAGCATAA
- the rpsN gene encoding 30S ribosomal protein S14, translating to MAKVCMIQREEKRARTVAKYAEKRAALKAIINDLNASDEERWDAQVKLQALPRDASPVRQQRRCRITGRPHAVYRKFGLCRNKLRQHVMFGDVPGVRKASW from the coding sequence ATGGCTAAGGTTTGCATGATTCAGCGTGAAGAAAAGCGTGCTCGCACTGTTGCGAAGTATGCTGAGAAGCGTGCTGCATTAAAAGCAATTATCAATGATCTGAACGCCTCTGACGAAGAGCGTTGGGATGCACAGGTAAAATTACAGGCACTGCCTCGTGATGCTAGCCCTGTTCGCCAACAACGTCGTTGCCGTATCACAGGTCGTCCACATGCTGTTTATCGTAAGTTTGGTCTTTGCCGTAATAAATTGCGTCAACACGTAATGTTCGGTGATGTTCCAGGTGTGCGAAAGGCAAGCTGGTAA
- the rplE gene encoding 50S ribosomal protein L5, with the protein MARLKQHYTDTVVKKLKEQFDYSSVMAVPRITKITLNMGVGEAIGDKKVIEHAVSDMTKIAGQKPVVTRARKSIAGFKVREGWPIGCKVTLRGERMYEFLERLVDIAIPRIRDFRGLSPKSFDGRGNYSMGIKEQIVFPEIDYDKVDKLRGMDITITTTAKSNEEGRALLKAFNFPLRQN; encoded by the coding sequence ATGGCCCGATTAAAACAACACTACACTGATACTGTAGTGAAAAAACTAAAGGAACAGTTCGATTACAGCAGTGTAATGGCGGTTCCGCGTATCACTAAAATCACCTTAAACATGGGTGTAGGTGAAGCGATTGGTGATAAGAAAGTCATCGAGCATGCTGTTTCTGACATGACTAAAATTGCAGGTCAGAAGCCGGTTGTGACTCGTGCACGTAAATCAATTGCAGGCTTTAAAGTTCGTGAAGGCTGGCCGATTGGCTGTAAAGTCACATTGCGTGGCGAGCGTATGTACGAATTTTTAGAGCGTCTAGTGGATATTGCGATTCCTCGTATTCGTGATTTCCGTGGCTTAAGCCCTAAGTCATTTGACGGTCGTGGTAACTACAGCATGGGAATTAAAGAGCAAATCGTCTTCCCTGAAATCGATTACGATAAAGTTGATAAGTTACGTGGGATGGATATTACCATCACAACGACAGCTAAATCGAATGAAGAAGGTCGAGCGCTGTTAAAAGCGTTTAACTTCCCATTAAGACAAAACTAA
- the rplX gene encoding 50S ribosomal protein L24, translating into MRKIKKGDEVIAISGKNKGQCGKVVRLLEDRVVVEGLNIAKKHVKANPQAGVQGGIVDKEMPIHISNVMLFNPATGKGDRVGFRGEGQEKVRYFKSNNDVVDA; encoded by the coding sequence ATGCGCAAAATTAAAAAAGGCGATGAAGTCATCGCGATTTCAGGAAAGAACAAAGGCCAATGCGGCAAAGTTGTTCGTCTTCTGGAAGATCGCGTTGTAGTTGAAGGCTTGAATATTGCGAAAAAACACGTCAAAGCAAACCCACAAGCGGGTGTGCAAGGTGGAATCGTTGACAAAGAAATGCCAATTCACATTTCTAACGTCATGCTTTTCAACCCTGCGACTGGCAAAGGGGATCGCGTTGGTTTCCGCGGCGAAGGTCAGGAAAAAGTGCGTTATTTCAAGTCCAATAATGACGTAGTTGATGCGTAA
- the rplN gene encoding 50S ribosomal protein L14: protein MIQMQTELQVADNSGARRVECIKVLGGSKRRYAGVGDIIKVTVKEAIPHGKVKKGQVLSAVVVRTKKGVRRPDGSVIRFDGNAAVLLNAQEQPIGTRIFGPVTRELRNEKFMRIVSLAPEVL from the coding sequence ATGATTCAGATGCAGACTGAGCTTCAAGTCGCTGATAATAGCGGCGCTCGTCGTGTTGAGTGTATCAAGGTGCTTGGCGGTTCCAAACGTCGCTACGCTGGCGTAGGTGACATTATTAAAGTAACCGTTAAAGAAGCAATCCCACACGGGAAAGTTAAAAAAGGCCAAGTATTAAGTGCCGTAGTTGTACGTACAAAGAAAGGTGTACGTCGTCCAGATGGTTCTGTCATCCGTTTTGATGGCAATGCTGCTGTGTTGTTAAATGCACAAGAGCAACCCATTGGTACTCGTATTTTTGGTCCTGTAACTCGCGAGTTGCGTAATGAGAAGTTCATGCGAATCGTCTCATTAGCACCTGAAGTACTGTAA
- the rpsQ gene encoding 30S ribosomal protein S17 codes for MSEKKIVRMMTGRVVSSKGDKSITVLVERQVRHALYGKVMRRSTKLHAHDETNQCREGDTVTVRECRPLSKTKTWTLVSVDERAN; via the coding sequence ATGAGCGAGAAAAAGATCGTTCGTATGATGACTGGCCGTGTGGTCAGCTCAAAAGGTGATAAATCAATCACTGTACTAGTTGAGCGTCAAGTTCGTCACGCACTTTACGGTAAAGTAATGCGTCGTTCGACTAAGCTTCATGCTCATGATGAGACTAACCAATGTCGTGAAGGAGACACAGTCACTGTACGTGAATGTCGTCCTCTTTCTAAAACGAAGACATGGACGCTAGTCTCAGTTGATGAGCGTGCAAACTAG
- the rpmC gene encoding 50S ribosomal protein L29 — protein sequence MLELLREQFNLRMQHGSGQLAQNHLLKNVRRNIARVKTVLHEKKRAGAA from the coding sequence TTGCTTGAGCTTCTTCGTGAGCAGTTCAATCTTCGCATGCAACACGGTTCTGGCCAATTGGCTCAGAACCACTTGTTGAAAAACGTGCGTCGTAATATTGCTCGAGTTAAAACCGTTCTTCATGAGAAGAAAAGAGCAGGTGCTGCATAA